A region of Cardinium endosymbiont of Sogatella furcifera DNA encodes the following proteins:
- a CDS encoding M3 family oligoendopeptidase, whose product MVRCIGGSMHEWRKLYGVHGFSKNFSKFSIVLANKQVAWIVYDQSFLYTQIFMHMIQKYIRTFLPVDYVLTDWPSIQPFYTNLLDRDLASLDGLTEFLADWSELEGVLEEDAGWRYIRTSCDTTDAVAKERYEYYITAIAPHVAAVTDQLHQKVLGASQIHILRQETQYAIFFQKIENQLRCYSKENIPIQTEIQLNASQFGVISAAMMVEIAGKACTLQQAAAHLDATDRVFRKAVYDQIQQRRLVDKEVLDALYSKLIQQRHQLALNAGFKNFRDYAFVSMNRFDYTPEDCFTFHSAIKEEIVPLLNELAADRKAKLGLEQLQPFDHAVDVAGRQPLRPFRDPEELVAKTITIFERLDPFLADCLRTMQRMGHLDLASRKGKAPGGYNYPLDETGVPFIFMNAASTLGDLVTMFHEGGHAVHAFLVHGLRLNAFKHCPSELAELASMSMELLTMLHWDVFFADPEELHRAKKDHLIRVISCLPWMATIDAFQHWAYTHPEHTLAERAANWNRIFSDFSDNITYWSGYEVVKSNLWQKQLHLFEVPFYYIEYAIAQLGAIGVWQQAQANPSQALSNYLNALKLGYTASIRTVYQTAGVSFDFSREHIRSLAQSVRKAWREW is encoded by the coding sequence GTGGTGCGTTGTATAGGGGGCAGTATGCATGAATGGCGCAAGTTATATGGTGTGCATGGTTTTAGTAAAAACTTTTCAAAATTTAGCATAGTATTGGCTAATAAGCAAGTAGCTTGGATTGTTTATGATCAAAGTTTTTTATATACACAAATCTTCATGCATATGATTCAAAAATATATTCGTACTTTTTTGCCAGTAGATTACGTCTTAACAGATTGGCCTTCCATTCAACCTTTTTATACTAATCTGCTTGACAGAGACCTTGCTTCATTGGATGGGCTCACAGAGTTTTTAGCCGATTGGAGTGAGCTAGAGGGGGTGCTAGAAGAAGATGCTGGCTGGCGTTACATTCGTACTTCTTGCGATACGACCGATGCAGTAGCTAAAGAGCGTTATGAATACTATATTACTGCCATAGCCCCGCATGTAGCAGCAGTTACAGATCAGTTGCATCAAAAAGTTTTAGGTGCAAGCCAGATCCATATCCTGCGTCAGGAAACACAATATGCTATCTTTTTTCAAAAAATTGAAAATCAACTGCGTTGTTATAGCAAAGAAAATATACCTATTCAAACTGAAATTCAGTTAAATGCAAGTCAATTTGGTGTTATTTCAGCTGCGATGATGGTAGAGATAGCTGGCAAAGCGTGCACGTTGCAGCAAGCAGCTGCCCATTTAGACGCTACCGATAGGGTCTTTCGCAAAGCGGTATATGACCAGATACAGCAGCGCCGGTTGGTGGATAAAGAGGTATTGGATGCACTCTATTCAAAGCTGATTCAGCAGCGTCATCAATTGGCTTTGAATGCTGGGTTTAAAAATTTTAGAGATTATGCTTTTGTATCCATGAACCGGTTTGATTACACGCCAGAGGATTGCTTTACCTTTCATAGCGCCATCAAAGAAGAAATTGTTCCGCTACTCAATGAGCTGGCAGCAGATCGCAAAGCAAAGCTGGGCCTAGAGCAGTTGCAGCCATTTGACCATGCAGTAGACGTAGCGGGTAGGCAACCATTGCGCCCTTTTAGGGATCCGGAAGAGCTGGTTGCTAAAACGATTACCATATTTGAACGGTTGGATCCTTTTTTAGCAGATTGTTTGCGCACCATGCAGCGGATGGGCCATCTCGACTTAGCCTCTCGTAAGGGCAAAGCGCCTGGTGGGTATAACTATCCTTTGGATGAAACAGGGGTGCCTTTTATTTTTATGAATGCAGCTTCTACGTTAGGTGATCTAGTAACGATGTTTCATGAAGGCGGCCATGCGGTGCATGCTTTTTTAGTACATGGTTTGCGTTTGAATGCTTTTAAACATTGTCCATCAGAGCTGGCAGAACTGGCTTCTATGTCTATGGAGCTACTTACTATGCTGCATTGGGATGTTTTCTTTGCCGATCCAGAGGAACTCCATCGTGCCAAAAAAGACCATTTGATACGTGTGATCAGCTGTCTGCCCTGGATGGCTACCATTGATGCCTTTCAACATTGGGCTTATACACATCCGGAACACACCTTAGCAGAAAGAGCAGCAAACTGGAACCGTATCTTTAGTGATTTTTCAGATAATATAACATATTGGTCTGGTTATGAGGTTGTTAAAAGCAATCTATGGCAAAAACAGCTCCATCTTTTTGAAGTACCTTTTTATTACATTGAATACGCTATTGCGCAGCTTGGTGCAATAGGCGTATGGCAGCAGGCGCAAGCAAACCCTTCACAAGCCTTGTCTAATTACCTAAATGCATTAAAGTTGGGCTATACTGCTTCCATCCGTACGGTCTACCAAACGGCTGGTGTCTCTTTTGATTTTAGTAGGGAACACATTCGTTCTCTCGCACAATCTGTGCGTAAAGCTTGGAGGGAGTGGTGA
- a CDS encoding tetratricopeptide repeat protein, translating to MYTFYFLLIFLVTPSSLFAIPASIARIVRTFEGQNKQKSAKPKSDQVTVRSGDGSANDTQSADPSLLSNAQQARLAIDAAIKNNKLVGHPATWYYRGVIYDRLVRDHIAEASTVSILLDEALAAYAQAKKLSLSKSKQFYSFTLNNVAALWSYFLNRGIGYYRQEAVEQALAQFAICRRILPEEPTPLLYTAIVYHSVDQPEKALRYYQDYVAVHGPHFAVARAMAAIHYHKLKNFDKAIAILNEALLQFPFHNELLEEKCLIYETSGSIDDYSTSLKVGLQDKKIDAYYAYAYLLEHQGRIQEATGYYQELLQEHPHQYDTLRQVGFIFYNEAIKLYTDILKLNRQKEQLAYSALVESFGLMHVMMQRLWLHTIWRNSALPRGFFPKEPPFSTRPIWVVYAHPLVQHSSVSRLVHLLQAGKVPCTSPLYGYIHRKVATAWAANKSVQTATALEQCLQQALYYLKMVHRKDKKDHKVAQALYYSYYHLKKHRAAYKLLQAMQKQKCPLEDDPFIGHQDQV from the coding sequence ATGTATACATTTTATTTTTTACTGATATTTTTAGTCACTCCCTCGTCTCTTTTTGCTATACCTGCATCCATCGCACGCATTGTGCGTACCTTTGAAGGTCAAAATAAGCAGAAAAGTGCTAAGCCCAAGTCTGATCAGGTTACAGTTAGATCAGGAGATGGTTCGGCTAATGACACCCAATCAGCTGATCCATCACTTCTCTCTAATGCGCAGCAGGCTCGACTAGCTATAGATGCAGCCATTAAAAACAATAAGTTGGTAGGCCATCCTGCTACGTGGTATTATAGAGGGGTGATCTATGATCGACTTGTAAGGGATCATATTGCTGAAGCATCCACTGTATCTATTTTGTTAGATGAAGCACTTGCCGCCTATGCGCAGGCTAAGAAATTAAGTCTATCTAAAAGCAAGCAGTTTTATAGTTTTACCCTGAATAATGTAGCCGCTTTGTGGTCTTACTTTTTAAATAGGGGTATAGGTTACTATAGGCAAGAAGCAGTTGAGCAAGCCTTAGCGCAATTTGCTATTTGTAGACGTATCTTACCGGAAGAGCCGACTCCATTGTTGTATACGGCTATTGTCTATCATAGTGTTGATCAGCCAGAAAAGGCATTGCGTTATTATCAAGATTATGTAGCAGTCCACGGGCCGCATTTTGCGGTTGCACGTGCTATGGCTGCTATTCATTACCATAAGCTTAAAAATTTTGATAAGGCCATAGCTATTTTAAATGAAGCACTCCTTCAATTTCCTTTTCATAATGAGTTATTAGAAGAAAAGTGTTTGATCTATGAAACTTCTGGAAGCATAGATGATTATAGCACCTCTTTAAAGGTTGGGTTGCAAGATAAAAAAATAGATGCCTATTATGCATATGCTTATCTGTTGGAACATCAAGGTCGTATTCAGGAGGCCACTGGTTATTATCAGGAGCTTTTACAGGAGCATCCACATCAATATGATACATTGCGCCAAGTGGGTTTTATATTTTATAACGAAGCCATAAAACTATATACCGACATCCTAAAATTAAACCGACAAAAGGAGCAACTTGCCTATTCTGCGTTGGTTGAATCGTTCGGATTAATGCATGTAATGATGCAGCGTTTATGGCTGCATACGATTTGGCGCAATAGCGCCTTACCTAGGGGATTTTTTCCTAAGGAACCACCATTTTCTACCCGTCCTATATGGGTCGTATATGCGCATCCATTGGTTCAGCATAGTAGCGTAAGTCGCCTAGTTCATCTATTACAAGCAGGAAAGGTACCCTGTACGAGTCCTTTGTATGGCTACATCCATAGAAAAGTTGCCACTGCATGGGCTGCTAATAAGTCGGTGCAAACGGCAACAGCATTAGAACAATGCCTGCAACAAGCTTTGTATTACTTAAAAATGGTGCATAGAAAAGATAAAAAAGATCATAAAGTTGCACAAGCTTTGTACTATAGCTATTATCACTTAAAAAAGCACAGGGCTGCCTATAAGCTATTGCAAGCGATGCAAAAGCAGAAATGCCCTCTTGAAGATGATCCATTTATTGGGCATCAAGACCAGGTATAA
- a CDS encoding ankyrin repeat domain-containing protein — protein sequence MVQLFKKNDHTLSGNLKKPNAKKGKTTRAEAPYPYPLHKVVCENDYKAVAAILKADKQQYSRASDRRVNQQDIQQYFPIHWAVSKKFSYKSGNEAKNNIAILKLLLHHYQSNQVDKDNKTILHWAVYNEHLNGVKVILEFLSKKFSNVIHQHDNNGLTALHYAVDFNEQGKYSAKQLEILQEILQYSGRHINTTDRNGMTVLHWAVANNNQNAVEAVVNYAKRILPQAAAKTFIQRKTAINPKTGIGACTAIYWTVNPEHSEENEESTRETSLQIFQFLLPEYNINDQDNQGNTLAQWAAVLGRKDILKVLIAQDADLTIQDKRGRTVLHATLEAIDNARAKQEQAIKTQDFKEMQKICTLIKSLTHQSIVSPSNPKTLVIVQYHTGEDDSILTQLLSLPHARAGLYKSDIKGLTPPNLERKYKLFQEPIAAANQKTSRVKTKKRPYDDRQSNTNMIPFKKRIIQ from the coding sequence ATGGTTCAACTGTTCAAAAAAAATGACCATACATTATCAGGCAATTTAAAAAAACCCAACGCAAAAAAAGGTAAAACAACCAGAGCAGAGGCGCCATATCCATATCCGTTACATAAAGTAGTGTGTGAAAATGACTACAAAGCGGTTGCCGCTATATTAAAAGCAGATAAACAGCAATATAGCCGTGCATCTGATAGACGGGTTAACCAGCAAGATATACAACAGTATTTTCCTATCCACTGGGCAGTAAGTAAAAAATTCTCATACAAAAGTGGCAATGAGGCTAAGAATAACATAGCCATATTAAAACTATTGTTGCATCATTACCAGAGCAACCAAGTAGATAAAGACAACAAAACGATCCTACACTGGGCGGTATATAATGAGCACCTCAATGGTGTAAAAGTAATATTAGAATTTTTGAGCAAAAAATTTTCAAATGTTATCCATCAACATGATAACAATGGATTGACCGCATTACATTATGCCGTGGATTTTAATGAACAAGGGAAATATAGCGCAAAACAACTTGAAATTTTACAAGAAATATTGCAGTATAGTGGTAGGCATATCAACACAACAGACCGCAATGGCATGACTGTCCTGCACTGGGCAGTAGCCAATAATAATCAAAATGCAGTAGAAGCAGTTGTAAATTATGCAAAACGAATACTGCCGCAAGCAGCAGCCAAAACATTTATACAACGCAAAACAGCTATCAATCCAAAAACAGGTATAGGCGCTTGCACGGCTATATATTGGACCGTAAATCCAGAACATTCAGAAGAAAATGAGGAGTCTACTCGTGAAACAAGTTTACAAATCTTCCAATTTTTATTACCTGAATACAATATTAATGATCAAGATAACCAGGGGAATACTCTAGCACAATGGGCAGCTGTGCTAGGTCGTAAGGATATCCTTAAGGTACTGATTGCCCAAGATGCTGATCTCACCATACAGGATAAAAGAGGTCGAACGGTTTTGCATGCTACCCTTGAAGCCATAGATAATGCGCGTGCCAAACAAGAGCAAGCCATTAAAACGCAAGATTTTAAGGAGATGCAAAAAATCTGTACGCTCATTAAATCCCTTACGCATCAATCCATAGTTTCCCCTTCTAATCCCAAAACATTGGTGATCGTACAATACCATACAGGCGAGGATGATAGTATACTTACTCAATTACTAAGTTTACCACACGCTAGAGCGGGTTTATATAAATCAGATATAAAGGGCCTTACGCCCCCCAATCTAGAGCGAAAATACAAACTTTTCCAGGAACCTATTGCAGCTGCCAACCAGAAAACGTCAAGAGTAAAAACAAAAAAAAGACCCTATGATGATAGGCAAAGCAACACCAACATGATACCCTTTAAGAAAAGGATTATTCAATAA
- the rpmG gene encoding 50S ribosomal protein L33 produces MAKKKGGRVQVILECTEHKNSGVAGMSRYCTEKNRTTTTARMELKKYNPILKRHTLHKEIK; encoded by the coding sequence ATGGCAAAGAAAAAAGGCGGTAGGGTACAGGTAATCTTAGAGTGTACAGAACACAAAAATAGTGGCGTAGCAGGTATGTCCAGGTATTGTACAGAAAAAAATAGAACCACTACTACTGCACGCATGGAATTAAAAAAGTATAATCCTATACTCAAGCGACATACCCTTCATAAGGAAATTAAATAA
- a CDS encoding alpha/beta hydrolase, protein MFKFKFNISIYLTIFFLSIIGCEGGSCDSLRNTSLSPSGTTVSPDAPQGDGKPLTVDCKSSYESLCNTNSSPNNTTATPDIPQGAGQPLIVLLHGLGSDASCFDILKGNLEKAYPTAKIIALKSVEGDKTFLHSIKEQADLSFEELKTLLTCPEHGVNSPILLIGHSQGGNRACAIAAKNKGLNIKGIVTLATPWEGGPNAMRDPESKSMLENLSQIFSFFSPDDNTNLFKILTDLKNQPGSKDLIPGSQFLTEISQNLNTLNVPIRAIGGTSSTNIKILDLGIDPDQLLGDLISGRNAPDKRHDTLVSLASQLASNISKGIQNFERVIIQNAAHNAFLLRLCPPETQVILEHPQTFEAVTKFINEVLPEATQKHVDNKR, encoded by the coding sequence ATGTTTAAGTTTAAATTTAATATTTCTATTTACCTAACTATTTTTTTTCTTTCTATTATTGGTTGTGAAGGTGGTAGTTGTGATTCACTGCGCAACACTAGCCTCTCACCGAGTGGCACAACGGTTTCACCGGATGCGCCTCAAGGTGATGGGAAGCCATTAACTGTTGATTGTAAAAGTAGCTATGAGTCACTGTGCAACACCAACTCCTCACCGAATAACACAACGGCTACACCGGATATCCCTCAAGGTGCTGGGCAACCATTAATTGTCCTGTTGCATGGATTGGGTTCAGATGCTTCTTGTTTTGATATACTGAAAGGTAACCTAGAAAAAGCGTATCCTACTGCCAAGATAATTGCTCTGAAAAGTGTAGAAGGAGACAAGACCTTCTTACATTCCATAAAAGAGCAAGCTGACTTAAGCTTCGAAGAACTTAAAACACTTTTAACGTGTCCAGAACACGGAGTTAACAGCCCTATTCTACTAATAGGCCATAGCCAAGGAGGCAATCGTGCTTGTGCTATAGCTGCCAAGAACAAAGGTTTAAATATAAAAGGGATTGTTACACTCGCTACGCCATGGGAAGGGGGGCCTAACGCTATGAGAGATCCAGAATCAAAGTCTATGCTCGAGAATTTGAGTCAGATCTTTTCTTTTTTTAGCCCCGATGATAATACAAACTTGTTCAAGATTTTAACAGACTTAAAGAATCAGCCTGGAAGTAAGGATTTAATACCAGGCAGTCAATTTTTAACTGAAATATCCCAAAACCTCAATACGCTAAATGTCCCTATACGAGCTATAGGAGGAACAAGTTCCACTAATATAAAAATACTAGATCTAGGTATAGATCCAGATCAACTATTAGGTGATCTTATATCTGGCAGAAACGCTCCTGATAAAAGACACGATACGCTTGTTTCTCTTGCCAGTCAGCTTGCATCGAATATCTCAAAAGGTATTCAAAACTTCGAAAGGGTGATCATACAAAATGCGGCTCATAATGCTTTTTTACTACGACTCTGCCCACCAGAAACTCAAGTTATACTTGAGCATCCTCAGACATTCGAAGCGGTTACAAAATTTATTAACGAAGTATTACCAGAAGCCACCCAAAAACACGTAGATAACAAAAGATAG
- the ftsY gene encoding signal recognition particle-docking protein FtsY, which produces MGIFDFFAKSTKPHLVEALSKTRQSFWGKLSKVIAGKSTVDGEVLDRLEELLIGADVGVATTLKIIGAIEQRVARDKYLTTAELDQILQSETEQLLHISSPSQVATPPVYPHVILVVGVNGVGKTTTIGKLAAQFIAQGKKVTLGAADTFRAAAVEQLTIWGNRVGAEVVARAMQSDPSSVAHETIQASLRNHTDVVIIDTAGRLHTKVHLINELAKIKRTIQKCLPGAPQEVLLVLDGTNGQNAFLQAEAFTAAVAVTGIIVTKLDGTSKGGMVLGIADQFSIPIQYIGIGEKVEDLKSFDPHAFVASLFQKW; this is translated from the coding sequence ATGGGTATTTTTGATTTTTTTGCTAAGTCAACCAAGCCGCATTTAGTAGAAGCATTGTCTAAGACGCGTCAATCTTTTTGGGGGAAGCTATCTAAAGTGATTGCTGGCAAGTCTACGGTTGATGGTGAAGTACTGGATCGGTTAGAGGAGTTGTTGATTGGTGCAGATGTGGGTGTAGCTACAACGCTTAAGATTATAGGCGCCATAGAGCAACGGGTTGCACGGGATAAATACCTGACCACGGCTGAGTTAGACCAAATTTTACAGTCTGAAACGGAGCAACTTTTACATATTTCCTCCCCATCACAGGTAGCTACACCACCCGTCTATCCGCATGTCATACTGGTAGTAGGTGTAAATGGTGTAGGCAAAACCACTACTATTGGTAAACTGGCAGCACAGTTTATAGCACAAGGGAAAAAAGTTACGCTGGGTGCTGCCGATACCTTTCGCGCAGCAGCGGTAGAACAACTAACGATTTGGGGCAATCGTGTAGGAGCAGAAGTAGTAGCACGAGCGATGCAGTCAGATCCTTCCTCTGTTGCGCATGAAACGATACAGGCAAGCCTACGCAATCATACAGATGTAGTGATCATAGACACGGCCGGTCGGCTGCATACCAAAGTACATCTGATTAATGAACTAGCCAAAATTAAACGAACCATTCAAAAGTGTCTTCCTGGCGCTCCCCAAGAGGTATTGTTGGTGTTAGATGGCACCAATGGGCAAAATGCCTTTCTGCAAGCCGAGGCCTTTACAGCAGCTGTAGCTGTAACGGGTATCATTGTTACCAAACTAGATGGGACCTCTAAAGGGGGTATGGTGCTAGGTATAGCAGATCAGTTTTCCATCCCCATCCAATACATTGGTATAGGCGAAAAAGTAGAAGACTTAAAATCTTTTGATCCTCACGCATTTGTTGCTTCTTTATTTCAAAAATGGTAA
- a CDS encoding DUF4295 family protein, with the protein MAKKVVATLSKGDTVKLTKLIQVKKSAKTGAYTFRSRIVPSEVIKEIVASKA; encoded by the coding sequence ATGGCAAAGAAAGTAGTAGCCACCCTTTCTAAAGGAGATACGGTTAAGTTAACTAAGTTGATTCAAGTAAAAAAATCAGCAAAAACAGGTGCTTATACCTTTCGTAGCAGAATTGTACCCTCTGAGGTAATCAAAGAGATTGTAGCTAGCAAGGCATAG
- the rpmB gene encoding 50S ribosomal protein L28: MARICDITGKKPIVGNNVSHANNKTKRWFYPNLQKKRFYIPEEGIWIPLKVCTSVIRTINKKGIHAVLKEAKQKGTLSKQYHWLV, encoded by the coding sequence ATGGCAAGAATTTGTGATATAACGGGAAAAAAGCCCATTGTAGGGAATAACGTATCCCATGCAAACAACAAAACCAAAAGATGGTTTTACCCAAATTTGCAAAAAAAGCGTTTTTACATTCCGGAAGAGGGTATTTGGATTCCATTGAAGGTTTGTACTTCTGTGATCCGTACCATCAATAAGAAGGGGATTCATGCGGTGTTAAAAGAGGCCAAACAGAAGGGAACGCTGTCCAAGCAATACCACTGGTTGGTTTAA
- the gyrA gene encoding DNA gyrase subunit A, with product MDSTPTDRIIPINIEDEMRDAYIDYSMSVIVARALPDVRDGLKPVHRRVLYGMYELGLSQSKSYKKSARIVGEVLGKYHPHGDVAIYEAMARMAQSWSLRYPLIEGQGNFGSIDGDAPAAMRYTEARLVRISEELIKEINKDTVDFQFNFDSSLEEPVVLPAKLPNLLLNGASGIAVGMATNMAPHNLSETLSAIVAYIEDHDITISALMEYMVAPDFPTGGIIYGYNGVREAFQTGRGRVLLRGKATVEVAANGKEQIIVTEIPYQVNKAVMIERTAHLVNEKKIEGIADIRDESDKEGMRIVYDLKRDAIAHVVLNNLYKQTQLQSSFSVNNVALVEGRPKVLNLKELIVHFVDHRHEVLVRKTTFDLEHAKKKIHLLEGYLIALDHLDSVIALIRGAQDPEVAKVALMETFPLSEVQAKAILEMRLQRLTGLERAKIVEEHHQVQKLIDHLVAVLADKALRMRLIKEELIALKERYGDARRTVVEYEADAFTMEDMIPDTEMVIMISNQGYIKRTPLIDYRLQGRGGVGARGITTKKDDCTEHLFIATAHQYLLIFTEYGKIYWVKVYTIPETKKTTQGKAIQNLINIAPGDQVRSIIQVRDLKDNSYVDSHYVVMSTRQGIIKKTPLRAYATPRANGIHAIVIRAGDSLLDVQLTNGSHHIVLALESGRATQFNEQDVRPMGRVASGIRGITLGHAADRVIGMACFPTSDLDVLVVSENGYGKRSPLVDYRITKRGGKGVKTIQITEKTGKLVAIHAVKNQDELMIMNQSGVAIRIEVGSLPLIGRATQGVRLIRLGKNDKIASVARIDVLEDGEEPKAGIAQSLDTVSDEMSV from the coding sequence ATGGATAGCACACCAACAGATCGTATTATACCCATCAATATAGAGGACGAAATGCGCGATGCCTACATAGATTATTCTATGTCTGTGATTGTAGCCAGGGCATTGCCTGATGTGCGGGATGGGTTAAAACCTGTACATAGGCGGGTATTGTATGGTATGTATGAGCTAGGGCTCAGTCAAAGTAAATCTTACAAAAAGTCTGCAAGAATTGTAGGAGAGGTGCTGGGTAAGTATCATCCACATGGTGATGTAGCCATTTATGAAGCGATGGCCCGTATGGCTCAAAGTTGGTCACTGCGTTATCCTCTTATAGAGGGCCAGGGTAATTTTGGCTCTATCGATGGAGATGCGCCTGCAGCGATGCGTTATACCGAAGCCCGTTTGGTACGTATTTCTGAGGAGCTGATTAAAGAAATAAATAAAGATACTGTTGATTTTCAGTTTAATTTTGATTCTTCCTTGGAAGAGCCTGTTGTATTGCCTGCGAAGCTACCCAACTTGCTTTTAAATGGTGCGTCTGGTATTGCAGTGGGTATGGCCACCAATATGGCTCCACATAATCTATCGGAAACCTTAAGTGCCATTGTGGCCTATATTGAGGATCATGACATTACCATTTCTGCATTAATGGAATATATGGTTGCCCCTGATTTTCCTACTGGTGGTATCATCTATGGGTATAATGGAGTGCGCGAAGCCTTTCAAACAGGCAGGGGGCGTGTGCTATTGCGTGGGAAAGCTACGGTTGAAGTGGCCGCTAATGGGAAAGAGCAAATCATTGTGACTGAAATACCCTATCAGGTGAACAAAGCGGTTATGATAGAGCGGACGGCACATCTGGTGAATGAAAAAAAAATAGAAGGTATTGCCGATATTCGGGATGAATCAGACAAGGAGGGTATGCGTATTGTTTATGATCTCAAACGAGATGCCATAGCCCATGTGGTACTCAATAACCTCTACAAACAAACCCAACTACAAAGCTCTTTTAGTGTAAACAATGTAGCGTTAGTAGAAGGTAGGCCTAAGGTTTTAAACCTTAAAGAACTCATTGTTCATTTTGTAGACCATAGGCATGAGGTATTGGTACGCAAGACTACCTTTGATCTAGAGCATGCCAAGAAGAAAATACATCTATTAGAAGGTTATCTTATCGCTTTAGATCATTTAGATAGCGTCATTGCGTTGATTCGTGGTGCTCAAGATCCAGAAGTAGCTAAAGTTGCATTGATGGAAACCTTTCCCTTGAGTGAAGTACAAGCAAAAGCCATTCTAGAAATGCGTTTGCAGCGGCTTACCGGTTTAGAGCGTGCAAAGATAGTGGAAGAACATCATCAAGTGCAAAAACTTATTGACCATTTAGTAGCGGTATTGGCTGATAAGGCGTTGCGCATGCGGTTGATTAAAGAAGAACTCATTGCCCTTAAAGAGCGTTATGGTGATGCACGTAGAACCGTAGTGGAGTATGAGGCAGATGCCTTTACCATGGAAGATATGATTCCAGATACGGAAATGGTGATTATGATTTCCAACCAAGGTTACATTAAGCGGACTCCATTGATTGACTATCGGTTACAAGGTCGAGGGGGAGTAGGGGCTAGGGGCATTACCACTAAAAAAGATGATTGTACAGAACATCTATTTATAGCTACGGCACACCAATATTTGTTAATATTTACCGAGTATGGAAAGATCTATTGGGTAAAGGTCTATACCATACCAGAAACCAAAAAGACTACACAAGGCAAAGCCATACAGAACCTAATCAATATAGCACCTGGAGATCAGGTGCGTAGTATTATTCAGGTGAGGGATTTGAAAGATAATAGCTATGTAGATAGCCATTATGTAGTGATGTCTACCAGGCAAGGGATTATTAAAAAAACCCCTTTGCGTGCCTATGCTACCCCACGTGCCAATGGGATTCATGCTATTGTGATTCGAGCAGGCGATTCGCTATTAGATGTGCAGCTAACCAATGGTAGTCATCACATTGTACTCGCCTTAGAGTCTGGAAGGGCCACGCAGTTTAATGAGCAAGATGTACGCCCTATGGGCCGTGTGGCCTCTGGTATAAGAGGCATTACGTTGGGGCATGCAGCGGATCGCGTGATTGGTATGGCCTGTTTCCCAACATCTGATTTAGATGTGTTGGTGGTTTCTGAAAATGGCTATGGTAAACGTTCGCCTCTGGTGGACTATCGGATTACCAAAAGAGGTGGTAAAGGTGTGAAAACCATTCAGATTACTGAAAAAACCGGAAAGTTAGTTGCGATTCATGCGGTGAAAAACCAGGATGAATTGATGATTATGAACCAGTCTGGTGTGGCCATTCGGATTGAAGTAGGTAGCTTACCCCTGATCGGTAGGGCTACTCAGGGCGTTCGATTGATTCGGTTGGGCAAAAATGATAAGATTGCTTCGGTAGCCAGAATCGATGTGTTAGAAGATGGCGAAGAACCTAAAGCAGGTATAGCGCAATCATTGGATACAGTGTCAGATGAAATGAGCGTATAG